From a single Pleurodeles waltl isolate 20211129_DDA chromosome 8, aPleWal1.hap1.20221129, whole genome shotgun sequence genomic region:
- the LOC138249437 gene encoding olfactory receptor 51G1-like: GNSLILYIIKTDKQLFEPMFRLLSMLAVTDLIITLSIVPSVVCLLFFDLRNIHGFACFTQTYCIHTITTIGSTILVAMAFDRYIAICNPLRYASILHPMISKICLTAIIRGVGITLPIPFLLRRLQYCDHNKLYHVFCIHPNVMKLACSDISINIVYGLVVVMFTFVLDSVLILCSYLMILRTVLRIASNKGSLKAFSTCVSHISVVLMFNIPLFSITLVHRYGEDTPPLVHVLMGLSYLCLPQVLNPLIYSMKTEMIQNALYKLVSVEPRKNRNEKHDDVRNTTNTIRTLTRGAE, translated from the coding sequence GGGAACAGCCTAATTTTATATATTATAAAGACGGACAAACAGCTTTTTGAGCCTATGTTCCGGTTGCTCTCAATGCTTGCTGTCACTGATCTGATCATAACTTTGTCTATAGTGCCCTCTGtggtctgtttgcttttctttgacTTAAGAAATATTCATGGCTTTGCCTGTTTTACACAGACCTATTGTATCCATACAATAACAACAATAGGATCCACAATTTTGGTGGCCATGGCTTTTGACCGCTATATTGCCATATGTAATCCTCTAAGGTATGCTTCCATCTTACATCCAATGATATCAAAGATATGCCTGACAGCTATAATTAGGGGTGTGGGTATCACATTACCAATTCCTTTCTTGCTCAGAAGGCTTCAATATTGTGACCATAATAAACTTTATCATGTCTTCTGTATACATCCTAATGTGATGAAGCTTGCCTGCTCAGACATATCCATTAATATTGTATATGGCTTGGTAGTGGTCATGTTTACATTTGTGTTAGATTCAGTACTTATACTTTGTTCATATCTCATGATCCTCAGGACTGTTCTGCGAATTGCATCAAATAAGGGGTCCCTGAAGGCGTTCAGTACCTGTGTGTCTCACATCAGTGTTGTGCTGATGTTTAACATCCCTCTGTTTTCAATTACTTTGGTCCACAGATATGGCGAAGATACTCCTCCTCTTGTACATGTTCTCATGGGCCTTTCCTACCTGTGCCTCCCACAAGTGCTGAACCCACTTATTTACAGCATGAAAACAGAGATGATCCAAAATGCACTCTACAAACTTGTTAGTGTGGAACCGAGAAAGAATCGAAATGAAAAACATGACGATGTTCGCAACACAACCAATACAATTAGAACATTGACcaggggtgcagagtga